Proteins from a single region of Chromobacterium sp. ATCC 53434:
- a CDS encoding DUF475 domain-containing protein, whose translation MRSTFSYFRGSLVCAAAVLAAVACYGHAQGGVEQAGAFLLTAAVLAALEISVSFDNAVVNAGVLKAMSPRWRRVFMTAGIAVAVFGMRILFPLLIVATAGGVSLADAFEIATEQPGRYQRIMHDSHLMIMGFGATFLLMVVIEYFVQHEKDEHWVPVVEPLLARLGSVENAQSLVTVLLVAVVAALLPAGQRMVFVSSCFWGYVTFMALHMFKQLFGGVDIRTAAARNGLIGFVYLEVLDASFSMDGVIAAFAITNDFWLIAAGLGIGAIFVRSLTLYLVERDMMGRFKYLEVSAFWAIAALVAVMFAAALGVELGEVTAGLLSIAIIGLGLLTSLPARE comes from the coding sequence ATGCGTTCCACTTTTTCCTATTTTCGCGGCTCGCTGGTCTGCGCCGCCGCGGTGCTGGCCGCCGTCGCCTGCTACGGGCACGCGCAAGGCGGCGTCGAGCAGGCCGGCGCCTTCCTGCTGACCGCCGCGGTGCTGGCGGCGCTGGAAATCAGCGTCTCCTTCGACAACGCCGTGGTCAACGCCGGCGTGCTGAAGGCGATGAGTCCTCGCTGGCGCCGCGTCTTCATGACCGCCGGCATCGCCGTGGCCGTGTTCGGCATGCGCATCCTGTTTCCGCTGCTGATCGTGGCCACCGCCGGCGGCGTCTCGCTGGCCGACGCCTTCGAGATCGCCACCGAACAGCCCGGGCGCTACCAGCGCATCATGCACGACAGCCATCTGATGATCATGGGCTTCGGCGCCACCTTCCTGCTGATGGTGGTCATCGAATACTTCGTCCAGCACGAGAAGGACGAACATTGGGTGCCCGTCGTCGAACCGCTGCTGGCCCGGCTAGGCAGCGTCGAAAACGCGCAGTCGCTGGTGACCGTGCTGCTGGTGGCGGTCGTCGCCGCGCTGCTGCCGGCCGGACAGAGGATGGTCTTCGTCAGCAGCTGCTTCTGGGGCTATGTGACCTTCATGGCGCTGCACATGTTCAAGCAGCTGTTCGGCGGCGTCGACATCCGGACCGCGGCGGCCAGGAACGGCCTGATCGGCTTCGTCTACCTGGAGGTGCTGGACGCCAGCTTCTCGATGGACGGCGTGATCGCCGCCTTCGCCATCACCAACGACTTCTGGCTGATCGCCGCCGGACTGGGCATCGGCGCGATCTTCGTCCGCTCGCTGACCCTCTACCTGGTGGAGCGCGACATGATGGGCCGGTTCAAGTACTTGGAAGTCTCGGCGTTCTGGGCGATCGCCGCGCTGGTGGCCGTCATGTTCGCCGCCGCGCTGGGCGTCGAGCTCGGCGAAGTGACCGCCGGCCTGCTCAGCATCGCCATCATCGGCCTGGGATTGCTGACCAGCCTGCCCGCGCGCGAATGA
- a CDS encoding DUF1615 domain-containing protein encodes MKTSSLTLLCALLAGCAGTPPLSSAPPQPETAPAAPQTPPPAAIVEAPPAAPLAPPPISPPKPPAASAAFIAAAVPLGVRDRQGWIADIAGAFRQLQIPATADNACALAAVIEQESSWQADPVVPGLPQIVWGKIEERAHRYLVPLTVVKGALMKTSPNGQSYKTRIDNLRTEREMNLLYEDMSREAQKLGLPLDMKNPIRTGGPMQVSVEFAEAHARIWPYPYPVQGSIRHEVFSRRGGVYFGAAILLQYPAPYQDMRYRFADFNAGRYSSRNAAFQAALARLSGRRLALDGDLLNYQGKAVSGSQQAALSLSGRLGIGAAAIQRDLSQEKNAAFGQSPLYRQVFALADKQAGRALPREAMPQIDLKSPKISRKLTTAWFADRVDGRYRRCLARVAASR; translated from the coding sequence ATGAAAACATCCAGCCTGACGCTGTTGTGCGCGCTGCTTGCCGGCTGCGCCGGCACGCCGCCGCTGTCATCGGCCCCGCCGCAGCCGGAAACCGCGCCGGCGGCGCCGCAAACGCCCCCGCCGGCCGCCATCGTGGAAGCGCCCCCCGCCGCGCCCTTGGCACCACCGCCCATCAGCCCGCCCAAGCCGCCGGCGGCCTCCGCCGCCTTCATCGCCGCGGCGGTGCCATTGGGCGTGCGCGACCGCCAGGGCTGGATCGCCGACATCGCCGGCGCCTTCCGCCAGTTGCAAATCCCCGCCACCGCCGACAACGCCTGCGCGCTGGCCGCGGTGATCGAGCAGGAGTCCAGCTGGCAGGCCGATCCGGTGGTACCTGGCCTGCCGCAAATCGTCTGGGGCAAGATAGAGGAGCGCGCGCACCGCTACCTGGTACCGCTGACGGTGGTGAAGGGCGCGCTGATGAAAACCTCGCCCAACGGCCAGAGCTACAAGACGCGGATAGACAATCTGCGCACCGAGCGCGAGATGAATCTGCTTTACGAGGACATGTCGCGCGAAGCCCAAAAGCTGGGCCTGCCGCTGGACATGAAGAATCCGATACGCACCGGCGGCCCGATGCAGGTCAGCGTGGAGTTCGCCGAGGCCCACGCCAGGATCTGGCCCTATCCGTACCCGGTGCAGGGCAGCATACGCCACGAGGTGTTCAGCCGCCGCGGCGGCGTCTATTTCGGCGCCGCCATCCTGCTGCAATACCCGGCGCCGTACCAGGACATGCGCTACCGCTTCGCCGACTTCAACGCCGGCCGCTACAGCAGCCGCAACGCCGCCTTCCAGGCCGCGCTGGCCCGGCTTTCCGGCCGCAGGCTGGCGCTGGACGGCGACCTGTTGAACTACCAGGGCAAGGCCGTCTCCGGCAGCCAGCAGGCGGCGCTGTCGCTGTCCGGCCGGCTCGGCATCGGCGCCGCCGCCATTCAGCGCGATCTCTCGCAGGAAAAGAACGCCGCCTTCGGCCAGAGCCCGCTGTACCGGCAGGTGTTCGCTCTGGCCGACAAGCAGGCCGGCCGCGCGCTGCCGCGCGAAGCCATGCCGCAGATCGACCTGAAAAGTCCCAAGATCAGCCGCAAGCTGACCACCGCATGGTTCGCGGACAGGGTGGACGGCCGCTATCGCCGCTGCCTGGCCCGCGTGGCCGCCTCCCGCTGA
- a CDS encoding ABC transporter substrate-binding protein encodes MMKRVWLALGCFGSGLLWAAPAPVTVSLYTLDYPPFVIRDGGAPPRGIAVELIGQALERAGLRGQFVDLPWKRAQMQVQSDENSCLMPLTRSPRRDAQYRWVGLIDDSSQSLFVAANKSARIHALSDLKGLRVVTLLGSSMAEWLRVHQVAFSELATTEEAYRELSLGVADAWAVHSPVARYLVKKQGASAVPIREALRLQETGIYLACGKHMPEEVAQRLGAAIRQLQADGVAARISARYLE; translated from the coding sequence ATGATGAAACGGGTTTGGCTGGCGCTGGGCTGTTTTGGTTCCGGCCTGTTGTGGGCGGCGCCGGCGCCGGTGACGGTCAGCCTGTACACCTTGGACTATCCGCCGTTCGTGATCCGCGACGGCGGCGCGCCGCCGCGCGGCATCGCGGTGGAGCTGATCGGGCAGGCGCTGGAGCGCGCCGGCCTGCGCGGCCAGTTCGTCGATCTGCCGTGGAAGCGGGCGCAGATGCAGGTGCAGAGCGACGAGAACAGCTGTCTGATGCCGCTGACCCGCTCGCCGCGGCGCGATGCCCAGTACCGCTGGGTCGGGCTGATAGACGACAGCAGCCAGTCGCTGTTCGTCGCGGCCAACAAGTCGGCGCGCATTCATGCGCTGTCTGACTTGAAGGGCTTGCGCGTGGTGACGCTGCTGGGCTCGTCGATGGCCGAATGGCTGCGCGTGCACCAGGTGGCGTTTTCCGAACTGGCGACCACCGAGGAGGCCTACCGCGAGCTGAGTCTGGGCGTGGCCGACGCCTGGGCGGTGCACAGCCCGGTGGCGCGCTATCTGGTCAAGAAGCAGGGCGCCAGCGCGGTGCCGATACGCGAGGCCTTGCGCTTGCAGGAAACCGGCATCTACCTCGCCTGCGGCAAGCATATGCCGGAGGAGGTGGCACAGCGCTTGGGCGCGGCCATCCGCCAGTTGCAGGCGGATGGCGTGGCGGCCCGCATCTCGGCGCGCTATCTGGAGTGA
- a CDS encoding phasin family protein, with the protein MFTTTQELSALGQSQFDKAVRLSSIVLAGAERFASLQLDLSRKLLSDNAEAFKALSEVKDAKTLGELQSGLTQPALDQAFSAARNVYDAALVTQNELSAFVEEQIAENNKALQTSLDRLSKSAPAGSDIAVAALKTLLNTSTAAFESVSKTAKKVGAEIAEAGVEAATNSAKAASAAVARKKNATAAA; encoded by the coding sequence ATGTTTACCACCACCCAGGAACTCTCCGCGCTCGGCCAGTCGCAGTTTGACAAGGCTGTCCGCCTCTCGTCCATCGTCCTCGCCGGCGCCGAGCGTTTCGCCAGCCTGCAGTTGGACCTGTCGCGCAAACTGTTGAGCGACAACGCCGAAGCGTTCAAGGCGCTCAGCGAAGTGAAAGACGCCAAGACGCTGGGCGAGCTGCAAAGCGGCCTGACCCAGCCGGCTCTGGACCAGGCCTTCTCGGCCGCGCGCAATGTCTACGATGCCGCGCTGGTCACCCAGAACGAGCTGTCCGCCTTCGTCGAAGAACAGATCGCCGAAAACAACAAGGCGCTGCAAACCAGCCTCGACCGCCTGTCCAAGAGCGCTCCGGCCGGCTCCGACATCGCCGTGGCCGCGTTGAAGACGCTGCTGAACACTTCGACCGCCGCTTTCGAGAGCGTGTCCAAGACCGCCAAGAAGGTCGGCGCCGAGATCGCCGAAGCCGGCGTCGAAGCCGCCACCAACTCGGCCAAGGCCGCCAGCGCCGCCGTGGCGCGCAAGAAGAACGCCACCGCCGCAGCCTGA
- a CDS encoding DUF456 domain-containing protein: MVLLGYLAAALMVAAGLAGTVLPALPGLPLLFGGLLLASWLDNFQHLGAISLSVLAVLAALGLLIDFVAGLLGARATGASRQALWGAFIGSLVGLFFGIAGVVLGPLIGAVVGEFIARKDAFQAGKVGIGTFVGFIVGAVAKVACAFAMLATAALALAF; encoded by the coding sequence ATGGTGCTGCTCGGTTATCTCGCCGCCGCGCTGATGGTGGCCGCCGGCCTGGCCGGCACCGTGCTGCCGGCCCTGCCCGGCCTGCCGCTGCTGTTCGGCGGCCTGCTGCTGGCCTCCTGGCTGGACAACTTCCAGCACCTGGGCGCGATCAGCCTCAGCGTGCTGGCGGTGCTGGCGGCGCTGGGCCTGCTGATAGACTTCGTCGCCGGCCTGTTGGGCGCCAGGGCCACCGGCGCCAGCCGCCAGGCCTTGTGGGGCGCCTTCATCGGCAGCCTGGTGGGCCTGTTCTTCGGCATCGCCGGCGTCGTGCTCGGCCCGCTGATCGGCGCCGTCGTCGGCGAATTCATCGCCCGCAAGGACGCCTTCCAGGCCGGCAAGGTCGGCATCGGCACCTTCGTCGGCTTCATTGTCGGCGCCGTGGCCAAGGTGGCCTGCGCCTTCGCGATGCTGGCCACCGCCGCGCTGGCGCTGGCGTTCTAA
- the ppa gene encoding inorganic diphosphatase, giving the protein MDLAKIGPGKDMPGDFNVVIEISANAAPIKYEFDKDWNTLVVDRFMGTSMMYPANYGFVPQTLAGDGDPVDVLVVTPFPLPPGVVVRCRALGLIKMEDDGGVDAKLVAVPVEKLCPMYKSIQKLEDLPELLRNQMVHFFEHYKDLEKGKWVKIQGWGTLEDAKTELVEGIARFDK; this is encoded by the coding sequence ATGGATCTCGCAAAAATCGGCCCGGGCAAAGACATGCCGGGCGACTTCAACGTCGTCATCGAAATCTCCGCCAACGCCGCCCCGATCAAGTACGAATTCGACAAGGACTGGAACACGCTGGTGGTGGACCGCTTCATGGGCACCTCCATGATGTATCCGGCCAACTACGGCTTCGTGCCGCAAACGCTGGCCGGCGACGGCGATCCGGTGGATGTGCTGGTCGTGACCCCGTTCCCGCTGCCGCCGGGCGTGGTGGTGCGCTGCCGCGCGCTGGGCCTGATCAAGATGGAAGACGACGGCGGCGTAGACGCCAAGCTGGTGGCCGTGCCGGTCGAAAAGCTGTGCCCGATGTACAAGTCCATCCAGAAGCTGGAAGACCTGCCGGAGCTGCTGCGCAACCAGATGGTTCACTTCTTCGAGCACTACAAGGATCTGGAAAAGGGCAAGTGGGTCAAGATCCAGGGCTGGGGCACGCTGGAAGACGCCAAGACCGAACTGGTCGAAGGCATCGCCCGCTTCGACAAGTAA
- a CDS encoding peptidoglycan DD-metalloendopeptidase family protein, with the protein MSLRTLTLILCSSLWLAACATPPAADSSAPAGYYRVQPGDTLYRIARQYRQSVANLARWNQLADRSSIQSGQLLRVQPPGAAKPSTAGKPSASKPAEAKPAPPPARLDVKLQWPADGALISGFDGNRNKGLDLAGKAGDPVRAAAAGKVIYASKGIRAYGNLLIVKHNESTLTVYAHNQKLLVQEGQQVSAGQQIATMGDSGASRVMLHFELRLGTRVVDPAAYLPPR; encoded by the coding sequence ATGTCCTTGCGAACCCTCACCCTTATTCTTTGTAGCAGCTTATGGCTGGCCGCCTGCGCCACGCCTCCGGCCGCAGACTCCTCCGCCCCGGCCGGCTACTACCGGGTCCAGCCCGGCGACACGCTGTACCGCATCGCCCGTCAATATCGGCAAAGCGTCGCCAATCTGGCGCGCTGGAACCAGCTGGCCGACCGCTCCAGCATCCAGTCCGGCCAGTTGCTACGGGTGCAGCCGCCCGGCGCGGCCAAACCGTCGACCGCCGGCAAGCCGTCCGCGTCCAAACCAGCGGAGGCCAAGCCGGCGCCGCCGCCGGCCAGGCTGGACGTCAAGCTGCAATGGCCGGCCGACGGCGCGCTGATTTCCGGCTTCGACGGCAACCGCAACAAGGGCCTGGATCTGGCCGGCAAGGCCGGCGACCCGGTGCGCGCGGCGGCCGCCGGCAAGGTGATATACGCCAGCAAGGGCATACGCGCCTACGGCAATCTGCTGATCGTCAAGCACAATGAAAGCACGCTGACCGTCTACGCCCACAACCAGAAGCTATTGGTGCAGGAAGGCCAGCAAGTGTCCGCCGGCCAACAGATCGCCACCATGGGCGATTCCGGCGCCAGCCGGGTCATGCTGCACTTCGAGCTGCGGCTGGGCACCCGGGTGGTGGATCCGGCCGCTTACCTGCCGCCGCGCTGA
- the ettA gene encoding energy-dependent translational throttle protein EttA, protein MAQYVMSMLRVSKIVPPKRQIIKDISLSFFPGAKIGLLGLNGAGKSTVLRIMANVDKEYDGEVQHLAGVKIGYLEQEPKLDNDKTVREEVESGMGDVMGAQKRLEEVYAAYADPDADFDALAEEQAKLEAIISAGAGDNVALQLELAADALRLPPWDAKIGPLSGGEKRRVALCKLLLSKPDMLLLDEPTNHLDAESVEWLEQFLVRFPGTVVAVTHDRYFLDNAAEWILELDRGEGIPWKGNYSSWLEQKEERLAQEAKSEGARMKAMKQELEWVRQNPKGRQAKSKARIARFEELSSFETQKRNETQEIFIPVAERLGNEVIEFNGVSKGFGDRLLIDNLSFKAPPGAIVGIIGPNGAGKSTLFKMIAGKEQPDSGDVKIGQTVQMAFVEQSREGLDGEKTVFEDVAAGADILTVGRFEMSSRAYLGRFNFKGGDQQKKVGMLSGGERGRLHLAKTLLKGGNVLLLDEPSNDLDVETLRALEDALLEYAGTVFVISHDRWFLDRIATHILAAEGESQWTFFDGNYQEYEADKKKRLGEEGAKPKRIRYKPITR, encoded by the coding sequence ATGGCCCAATACGTGATGTCGATGCTCCGAGTGAGCAAGATCGTCCCGCCCAAACGGCAAATCATCAAAGATATTTCCCTCAGCTTCTTCCCCGGCGCCAAGATCGGCCTCTTGGGCCTGAACGGCGCCGGCAAATCCACCGTGCTGCGCATCATGGCCAATGTGGACAAGGAATACGACGGCGAGGTGCAGCATCTGGCCGGCGTCAAGATCGGCTACCTGGAGCAGGAGCCGAAGCTGGACAACGACAAGACCGTGCGCGAGGAAGTGGAAAGCGGCATGGGCGATGTGATGGGCGCGCAGAAGCGGCTGGAGGAAGTGTACGCCGCCTACGCCGATCCGGACGCCGACTTCGACGCGCTGGCCGAGGAGCAGGCCAAGCTGGAAGCCATCATCTCCGCCGGCGCCGGCGACAATGTGGCGCTGCAGCTGGAACTGGCCGCCGACGCGCTGCGCCTGCCGCCGTGGGACGCCAAGATCGGCCCGCTGTCGGGCGGCGAGAAGCGCCGCGTGGCGCTGTGCAAGCTGCTGCTGTCCAAGCCGGACATGCTGCTCTTGGACGAGCCGACCAACCACCTGGACGCCGAATCGGTCGAGTGGCTGGAGCAGTTCCTGGTGCGCTTCCCCGGCACCGTGGTGGCCGTCACCCACGACCGCTACTTCCTCGACAACGCCGCCGAATGGATTCTGGAGCTGGACCGCGGCGAAGGCATCCCGTGGAAGGGCAACTACTCGTCCTGGCTGGAGCAGAAGGAAGAGCGCCTGGCGCAGGAAGCCAAGAGCGAAGGCGCCCGCATGAAGGCGATGAAGCAGGAACTGGAATGGGTGCGCCAGAATCCCAAGGGCCGCCAGGCCAAGTCCAAGGCGCGTATCGCCCGTTTCGAGGAGTTGTCCAGCTTCGAGACCCAGAAACGCAACGAGACCCAGGAAATCTTCATCCCGGTGGCCGAACGCCTGGGCAACGAGGTGATCGAGTTCAACGGCGTGTCCAAGGGCTTCGGCGACCGCCTGCTGATCGACAATCTGAGCTTCAAGGCGCCGCCGGGCGCCATCGTCGGCATCATCGGCCCGAACGGCGCCGGTAAATCGACGTTGTTCAAGATGATAGCCGGCAAGGAACAGCCGGACAGCGGCGACGTGAAGATAGGCCAGACCGTGCAGATGGCCTTCGTCGAGCAGAGCCGCGAAGGCCTGGACGGCGAAAAGACCGTGTTCGAGGACGTGGCCGCAGGCGCCGACATCCTGACCGTCGGCCGCTTCGAGATGTCCAGCCGCGCCTATCTGGGCCGCTTCAACTTCAAGGGCGGCGATCAGCAGAAGAAGGTCGGCATGCTGTCCGGCGGCGAACGCGGCCGTCTGCACCTGGCCAAGACGCTGCTGAAGGGCGGCAACGTGCTGCTGCTCGACGAACCGTCCAACGACCTCGACGTCGAAACGCTGCGCGCGCTGGAAGACGCGTTGCTGGAATACGCCGGCACCGTGTTCGTGATCTCGCACGACCGCTGGTTCCTGGACCGCATCGCCACCCACATCCTGGCGGCCGAAGGCGAATCGCAATGGACCTTCTTCGACGGCAACTACCAGGAGTACGAGGCCGACAAGAAGAAGCGCCTGGGCGAGGAAGGCGCCAAGCCCAAGCGCATCCGCTACAAGCCGATCACCCGCTGA
- the coq7 gene encoding 2-polyprenyl-3-methyl-6-methoxy-1,4-benzoquinone monooxygenase yields the protein MLDKLITELDKGLRTLCAPARSARAHPDQDIAEAGLSAVEKRHALGLMRVNHCGEVCAQALYQGQALTARDASAREALRHAAQEEVEHLAWTERRIRELGGRPSLFNPLWYTGSLALGVAAGVLGDKWNLGFLQETERQVGAHLDSHLSALPEGDERSRAIVRQMRDDELQHAEMAHELGAAELPAPLKAAMKLSAKLMTGSSYRI from the coding sequence ATGCTGGACAAGCTGATCACCGAGCTGGACAAGGGCCTGCGCACGCTGTGCGCACCGGCGCGCAGCGCGCGCGCCCACCCGGACCAGGACATCGCGGAAGCCGGCTTGAGCGCGGTCGAGAAGAGGCACGCGCTCGGCCTGATGCGGGTCAACCATTGCGGCGAAGTCTGCGCGCAGGCCTTGTACCAGGGCCAGGCGCTGACCGCGCGCGACGCGTCGGCGCGCGAGGCGCTGCGCCACGCGGCGCAGGAGGAGGTGGAGCACCTGGCCTGGACCGAGCGCCGCATCCGCGAGCTGGGCGGCCGGCCCAGCCTGTTCAATCCGCTGTGGTATACCGGCTCGCTGGCGCTGGGCGTGGCGGCCGGCGTGCTCGGCGATAAATGGAATCTGGGCTTTCTGCAGGAGACCGAGCGCCAGGTCGGCGCCCATCTGGACAGCCATCTGAGCGCCTTGCCGGAAGGCGACGAGCGCAGCCGCGCCATCGTCCGTCAGATGCGAGACGACGAACTGCAGCACGCCGAGATGGCGCACGAGCTGGGCGCGGCCGAACTGCCGGCGCCGCTGAAGGCGGCGATGAAGCTGTCGGCCAAACTGATGACCGGCAGCAGCTACCGCATCTGA